A window of Epinephelus fuscoguttatus linkage group LG24, E.fuscoguttatus.final_Chr_v1 contains these coding sequences:
- the LOC125884652 gene encoding abl interactor 2-like isoform X10 yields MAELQMLLEEEIPAGRSALLDSFTNLERVAEYCESNYVQSPDKQRALEETKNYTTQSLASVAYLINTLANNVLQMLDIQASQLRRMESSINHISQTVDIHKEKVARREIGILTTNKNTSRTHKIIAPANPERPVRYIRKPIDYSMLDDMGHGVKWLQRFKASAQNMKAGGGGLPRTNPPTQKPPSPPMSGKGTLGRHSPYRTLEPVRPPVVPNDYVSSPTRNMAHPQQSPARTASVNQRNRTYSSGSSGGSHPSSSRSSSRENSGSGSVGVPIAVPTPAPPTAFPGAPQFYSMNRPVQQPQNSQVGGSLPYRRPSSVTGQPNMAHNQSQLNGGPHFAQNQGPLAPPPPSMQITPQLPLMGFVARVQETISDVPPPPPPAEEPVFEEPTPPPPPPEDYEDDEDEEESAVVEYSDPYAEEDPPWAPRSYMEKVVAIYDYARDKEDELSFQEGAIIYVIKKNDDGWYEGVMNGTTGLFPGNYVESIMHYAD; encoded by the exons TCTCCAGACAAGCAGAGGGCGCTGGAGGAGACCAAGAACTACACCACCCAGTCTTTGGCCAGCGTAGCCTACCTGATCAACACGCTGGCCAACAATGTCCTGCAGATGCTCGACATCCAGGCGTCGCAGCTCCGCCGCATGGAGTCCTCCATCAACCACATCTCACAG ACGGTGGACATCCACAAAGAGAAGGTAGCTCGGCGGGAGATCGGCATCCTCACCACCAACAAGAACACCTCCCGCACACACAAGATCATCGCCCCAGCCAATCCAGAGAGGCCTGTGCGCTACATCCGCAAGCCCATCGACTACAGCATGCTAGACGACATGGGCCACGGAGTCAAG TGGTTGCAAAGGTTTAAG GCCAGCGCTCAGAACATGAAGGCCGGAGGAGGCGGCCTGCCTCGCACCAACCCCCCCACACAGAAGCCCCCCAGCCCGCCCATGTCAGGGAAAGGGACCCTTGG GCGCCACTCCCCCTATAGGACGCTTGAGCCGGTGCGTCCACCCGTTGTCCCTAACGACTACGTCTCGAGCCCGACGCGCAACATGGCGCACCCACAGCAGAGCCCTGCACGCACTGCATCCGTAAATCAGAGGAACCGCACGTACAG CAGTGGGAGCAGCGGAGGCAGCCACCCCAGCAGCAGTCGCAGCAGCAGCCGAGAGAACAGCGGCAGCGGCAGCGTGGGCGTTCCCATCGCCGTGCCGACCCCAGCCCCGCCCACCGCCTTCCCAG GTGCTCCTCAGTTCTACAGCATGAACCGCCCGGTGCAGCAGCCCCAAAACTCGCAGGTGGGAGGCTCGCTGCCGTACCGCAGACCCTCGTCCGTCACCGGTCAGCCCAACATGGCGCACAACCAGAGCCAGCTCAACGGGGGACCGcacttcgcccagaaccaag GCCCGCTTGcgccccctcccccctccatGCAGATCACCCCTCAGCTGCCTCTGATGGGCTTTGTGGCCCGAGTTCAGGAGACTA TCTCAGACGTGCCGCCCCCACCTCCGCCCGCCGAGGAGCCGGTGTTTGAGGAgcccacacctcctcctccgccgCCAGAGGACTACGAGGAcgatgaggatgaagaggagtcgGCGGTGGTGGAGTACAGTGACCCCTACGCCGAGGAGGACCCGCCCTGGGCCCCACGCAGCTACATGGAGAAAG TGGTGGCCATCTACGACTACGCTCGAGACAAGGAAGACGAGCTTTCGTTCCAGGAGGGCGCCATCATCTACGTGATCAAGAAGAACGACGACGGCTGGTACGAGGGCGTGATGAACGGGACCACGGGCCTCTTCCCCGGCAACTACGTCGAGTCCATCATGCACTACGCCGACTGA
- the LOC125884652 gene encoding abl interactor 2-like isoform X6, which produces MAELQMLLEEEIPAGRSALLDSFTNLERVAEYCESNYVQSPDKQRALEETKNYTTQSLASVAYLINTLANNVLQMLDIQASQLRRMESSINHISQTVDIHKEKVARREIGILTTNKNTSRTHKIIAPANPERPVRYIRKPIDYSMLDDMGHGVKWLQRFKASAQNMKAGGGGLPRTNPPTQKPPSPPMSGKGTLGRHSPYRTLEPVRPPVVPNDYVSSPTRNMAHPQQSPARTASVNQRNRTYSSGSSGGSHPSSSRSSSRENSGSGSVGVPIAVPTPAPPTAFPAPVPSNPAKPPPNTATTPGPPTSALDGPPQAPNPPVEIPPVPPPPPQLPASAAPTGTGPATYGNPAQGAPQFYSMNRPVQQPQNSQVGGSLPYRRPSSVTGQPNMAHNQSQLNGGPHFAQNQVSDVPPPPPPAEEPVFEEPTPPPPPPEDYEDDEDEEESAVVEYSDPYAEEDPPWAPRSYMEKVVAIYDYARDKEDELSFQEGAIIYVIKKNDDGWYEGVMNGTTGLFPGNYVESIMHYAD; this is translated from the exons TCTCCAGACAAGCAGAGGGCGCTGGAGGAGACCAAGAACTACACCACCCAGTCTTTGGCCAGCGTAGCCTACCTGATCAACACGCTGGCCAACAATGTCCTGCAGATGCTCGACATCCAGGCGTCGCAGCTCCGCCGCATGGAGTCCTCCATCAACCACATCTCACAG ACGGTGGACATCCACAAAGAGAAGGTAGCTCGGCGGGAGATCGGCATCCTCACCACCAACAAGAACACCTCCCGCACACACAAGATCATCGCCCCAGCCAATCCAGAGAGGCCTGTGCGCTACATCCGCAAGCCCATCGACTACAGCATGCTAGACGACATGGGCCACGGAGTCAAG TGGTTGCAAAGGTTTAAG GCCAGCGCTCAGAACATGAAGGCCGGAGGAGGCGGCCTGCCTCGCACCAACCCCCCCACACAGAAGCCCCCCAGCCCGCCCATGTCAGGGAAAGGGACCCTTGG GCGCCACTCCCCCTATAGGACGCTTGAGCCGGTGCGTCCACCCGTTGTCCCTAACGACTACGTCTCGAGCCCGACGCGCAACATGGCGCACCCACAGCAGAGCCCTGCACGCACTGCATCCGTAAATCAGAGGAACCGCACGTACAG CAGTGGGAGCAGCGGAGGCAGCCACCCCAGCAGCAGTCGCAGCAGCAGCCGAGAGAACAGCGGCAGCGGCAGCGTGGGCGTTCCCATCGCCGTGCCGACCCCAGCCCCGCCCACCGCCTTCCCAG CCCCCGTCCCATCCAACCCAGCCAAACCTCCCCCCAACACTGCCACCACCCCTGGACCCCCTACCTCTGCCCTAGACGGCCCCCCGCAGGCCCCTAACCCCCCTGTAGAGATCCCGCCTGtacccccaccccctccccaGCTCCCTGCCTCCGCGGCCCCCACTGGCACGGGCCCCGCTACTTACGGCAACCCTGCACAAG GTGCTCCTCAGTTCTACAGCATGAACCGCCCGGTGCAGCAGCCCCAAAACTCGCAGGTGGGAGGCTCGCTGCCGTACCGCAGACCCTCGTCCGTCACCGGTCAGCCCAACATGGCGCACAACCAGAGCCAGCTCAACGGGGGACCGcacttcgcccagaaccaag TCTCAGACGTGCCGCCCCCACCTCCGCCCGCCGAGGAGCCGGTGTTTGAGGAgcccacacctcctcctccgccgCCAGAGGACTACGAGGAcgatgaggatgaagaggagtcgGCGGTGGTGGAGTACAGTGACCCCTACGCCGAGGAGGACCCGCCCTGGGCCCCACGCAGCTACATGGAGAAAG TGGTGGCCATCTACGACTACGCTCGAGACAAGGAAGACGAGCTTTCGTTCCAGGAGGGCGCCATCATCTACGTGATCAAGAAGAACGACGACGGCTGGTACGAGGGCGTGATGAACGGGACCACGGGCCTCTTCCCCGGCAACTACGTCGAGTCCATCATGCACTACGCCGACTGA
- the LOC125884652 gene encoding abl interactor 2-like isoform X2, producing the protein MAELQMLLEEEIPAGRSALLDSFTNLERVAEYCESNYVQSPDKQRALEETKNYTTQSLASVAYLINTLANNVLQMLDIQASQLRRMESSINHISQTVDIHKEKVARREIGILTTNKNTSRTHKIIAPANPERPVRYIRKPIDYSMLDDMGHGVKWLQRFKASAQNMKAGGGGLPRTNPPTQKPPSPPMSGKGTLGRHSPYRTLEPVRPPVVPNDYVSSPTRNMAHPQQSPARTASVNQRNRTYSSGSSGGSHPSSSRSSSRENSGSGSVGVPIAVPTPAPPTAFPAPVPSNPAKPPPNTATTPGPPTSALDGPPQAPNPPVEIPPVPPPPPQLPASAAPTGTGPATYGNPAQGAPQFYSMNRPVQQPQNSQVGGSLPYRRPSSVTGQPNMAHNQSQLNGGPHFAQNQGPLAPPPPSMQITPQLPLMGFVARVQETISDVPPPPPPAEEPVFEEPTPPPPPPEDYEDDEDEEESAVVEYSDPYAEEDPPWAPRSYMEKVVAIYDYARDKEDELSFQEGAIIYVIKKNDDGWYEGVMNGTTGLFPGNYVESIMHYAD; encoded by the exons TCTCCAGACAAGCAGAGGGCGCTGGAGGAGACCAAGAACTACACCACCCAGTCTTTGGCCAGCGTAGCCTACCTGATCAACACGCTGGCCAACAATGTCCTGCAGATGCTCGACATCCAGGCGTCGCAGCTCCGCCGCATGGAGTCCTCCATCAACCACATCTCACAG ACGGTGGACATCCACAAAGAGAAGGTAGCTCGGCGGGAGATCGGCATCCTCACCACCAACAAGAACACCTCCCGCACACACAAGATCATCGCCCCAGCCAATCCAGAGAGGCCTGTGCGCTACATCCGCAAGCCCATCGACTACAGCATGCTAGACGACATGGGCCACGGAGTCAAG TGGTTGCAAAGGTTTAAG GCCAGCGCTCAGAACATGAAGGCCGGAGGAGGCGGCCTGCCTCGCACCAACCCCCCCACACAGAAGCCCCCCAGCCCGCCCATGTCAGGGAAAGGGACCCTTGG GCGCCACTCCCCCTATAGGACGCTTGAGCCGGTGCGTCCACCCGTTGTCCCTAACGACTACGTCTCGAGCCCGACGCGCAACATGGCGCACCCACAGCAGAGCCCTGCACGCACTGCATCCGTAAATCAGAGGAACCGCACGTACAG CAGTGGGAGCAGCGGAGGCAGCCACCCCAGCAGCAGTCGCAGCAGCAGCCGAGAGAACAGCGGCAGCGGCAGCGTGGGCGTTCCCATCGCCGTGCCGACCCCAGCCCCGCCCACCGCCTTCCCAG CCCCCGTCCCATCCAACCCAGCCAAACCTCCCCCCAACACTGCCACCACCCCTGGACCCCCTACCTCTGCCCTAGACGGCCCCCCGCAGGCCCCTAACCCCCCTGTAGAGATCCCGCCTGtacccccaccccctccccaGCTCCCTGCCTCCGCGGCCCCCACTGGCACGGGCCCCGCTACTTACGGCAACCCTGCACAAG GTGCTCCTCAGTTCTACAGCATGAACCGCCCGGTGCAGCAGCCCCAAAACTCGCAGGTGGGAGGCTCGCTGCCGTACCGCAGACCCTCGTCCGTCACCGGTCAGCCCAACATGGCGCACAACCAGAGCCAGCTCAACGGGGGACCGcacttcgcccagaaccaag GCCCGCTTGcgccccctcccccctccatGCAGATCACCCCTCAGCTGCCTCTGATGGGCTTTGTGGCCCGAGTTCAGGAGACTA TCTCAGACGTGCCGCCCCCACCTCCGCCCGCCGAGGAGCCGGTGTTTGAGGAgcccacacctcctcctccgccgCCAGAGGACTACGAGGAcgatgaggatgaagaggagtcgGCGGTGGTGGAGTACAGTGACCCCTACGCCGAGGAGGACCCGCCCTGGGCCCCACGCAGCTACATGGAGAAAG TGGTGGCCATCTACGACTACGCTCGAGACAAGGAAGACGAGCTTTCGTTCCAGGAGGGCGCCATCATCTACGTGATCAAGAAGAACGACGACGGCTGGTACGAGGGCGTGATGAACGGGACCACGGGCCTCTTCCCCGGCAACTACGTCGAGTCCATCATGCACTACGCCGACTGA
- the LOC125884652 gene encoding abl interactor 2-like isoform X11, translating into MAELQMLLEEEIPAGRSALLDSFTNLERVAEYCESNYVQSPDKQRALEETKNYTTQSLASVAYLINTLANNVLQMLDIQASQLRRMESSINHISQTVDIHKEKVARREIGILTTNKNTSRTHKIIAPANPERPVRYIRKPIDYSMLDDMGHGVKWLQRFKASAQNMKAGGGGLPRTNPPTQKPPSPPMSGKGTLGRHSPYRTLEPVRPPVVPNDYVSSPTRNMAHPQQSPARTASVNQRNRTYSGSSGGSHPSSSRSSSRENSGSGSVGVPIAVPTPAPPTAFPGAPQFYSMNRPVQQPQNSQVGGSLPYRRPSSVTGQPNMAHNQSQLNGGPHFAQNQAGPLAPPPPSMQITPQLPLMGFVARVQETISDVPPPPPPAEEPVFEEPTPPPPPPEDYEDDEDEEESAVVEYSDPYAEEDPPWAPRSYMEKVVAIYDYARDKEDELSFQEGAIIYVIKKNDDGWYEGVMNGTTGLFPGNYVESIMHYAD; encoded by the exons TCTCCAGACAAGCAGAGGGCGCTGGAGGAGACCAAGAACTACACCACCCAGTCTTTGGCCAGCGTAGCCTACCTGATCAACACGCTGGCCAACAATGTCCTGCAGATGCTCGACATCCAGGCGTCGCAGCTCCGCCGCATGGAGTCCTCCATCAACCACATCTCACAG ACGGTGGACATCCACAAAGAGAAGGTAGCTCGGCGGGAGATCGGCATCCTCACCACCAACAAGAACACCTCCCGCACACACAAGATCATCGCCCCAGCCAATCCAGAGAGGCCTGTGCGCTACATCCGCAAGCCCATCGACTACAGCATGCTAGACGACATGGGCCACGGAGTCAAG TGGTTGCAAAGGTTTAAG GCCAGCGCTCAGAACATGAAGGCCGGAGGAGGCGGCCTGCCTCGCACCAACCCCCCCACACAGAAGCCCCCCAGCCCGCCCATGTCAGGGAAAGGGACCCTTGG GCGCCACTCCCCCTATAGGACGCTTGAGCCGGTGCGTCCACCCGTTGTCCCTAACGACTACGTCTCGAGCCCGACGCGCAACATGGCGCACCCACAGCAGAGCCCTGCACGCACTGCATCCGTAAATCAGAGGAACCGCACGTACAG TGGGAGCAGCGGAGGCAGCCACCCCAGCAGCAGTCGCAGCAGCAGCCGAGAGAACAGCGGCAGCGGCAGCGTGGGCGTTCCCATCGCCGTGCCGACCCCAGCCCCGCCCACCGCCTTCCCAG GTGCTCCTCAGTTCTACAGCATGAACCGCCCGGTGCAGCAGCCCCAAAACTCGCAGGTGGGAGGCTCGCTGCCGTACCGCAGACCCTCGTCCGTCACCGGTCAGCCCAACATGGCGCACAACCAGAGCCAGCTCAACGGGGGACCGcacttcgcccagaaccaag CAGGCCCGCTTGcgccccctcccccctccatGCAGATCACCCCTCAGCTGCCTCTGATGGGCTTTGTGGCCCGAGTTCAGGAGACTA TCTCAGACGTGCCGCCCCCACCTCCGCCCGCCGAGGAGCCGGTGTTTGAGGAgcccacacctcctcctccgccgCCAGAGGACTACGAGGAcgatgaggatgaagaggagtcgGCGGTGGTGGAGTACAGTGACCCCTACGCCGAGGAGGACCCGCCCTGGGCCCCACGCAGCTACATGGAGAAAG TGGTGGCCATCTACGACTACGCTCGAGACAAGGAAGACGAGCTTTCGTTCCAGGAGGGCGCCATCATCTACGTGATCAAGAAGAACGACGACGGCTGGTACGAGGGCGTGATGAACGGGACCACGGGCCTCTTCCCCGGCAACTACGTCGAGTCCATCATGCACTACGCCGACTGA
- the LOC125884652 gene encoding abl interactor 2-like isoform X3, with product MAELQMLLEEEIPAGRSALLDSFTNLERVAEYCESNYVQSPDKQRALEETKNYTTQSLASVAYLINTLANNVLQMLDIQASQLRRMESSINHISQTVDIHKEKVARREIGILTTNKNTSRTHKIIAPANPERPVRYIRKPIDYSMLDDMGHGVKWLQRFKASAQNMKAGGGGLPRTNPPTQKPPSPPMSGKGTLGRHSPYRTLEPVRPPVVPNDYVSSPTRNMAHPQQSPARTASVNQRNRTYSGSSGGSHPSSSRSSSRENSGSGSVGVPIAVPTPAPPTAFPAPVPSNPAKPPPNTATTPGPPTSALDGPPQAPNPPVEIPPVPPPPPQLPASAAPTGTGPATYGNPAQGAPQFYSMNRPVQQPQNSQVGGSLPYRRPSSVTGQPNMAHNQSQLNGGPHFAQNQAGPLAPPPPSMQITPQLPLMGFVARVQETISDVPPPPPPAEEPVFEEPTPPPPPPEDYEDDEDEEESAVVEYSDPYAEEDPPWAPRSYMEKVVAIYDYARDKEDELSFQEGAIIYVIKKNDDGWYEGVMNGTTGLFPGNYVESIMHYAD from the exons TCTCCAGACAAGCAGAGGGCGCTGGAGGAGACCAAGAACTACACCACCCAGTCTTTGGCCAGCGTAGCCTACCTGATCAACACGCTGGCCAACAATGTCCTGCAGATGCTCGACATCCAGGCGTCGCAGCTCCGCCGCATGGAGTCCTCCATCAACCACATCTCACAG ACGGTGGACATCCACAAAGAGAAGGTAGCTCGGCGGGAGATCGGCATCCTCACCACCAACAAGAACACCTCCCGCACACACAAGATCATCGCCCCAGCCAATCCAGAGAGGCCTGTGCGCTACATCCGCAAGCCCATCGACTACAGCATGCTAGACGACATGGGCCACGGAGTCAAG TGGTTGCAAAGGTTTAAG GCCAGCGCTCAGAACATGAAGGCCGGAGGAGGCGGCCTGCCTCGCACCAACCCCCCCACACAGAAGCCCCCCAGCCCGCCCATGTCAGGGAAAGGGACCCTTGG GCGCCACTCCCCCTATAGGACGCTTGAGCCGGTGCGTCCACCCGTTGTCCCTAACGACTACGTCTCGAGCCCGACGCGCAACATGGCGCACCCACAGCAGAGCCCTGCACGCACTGCATCCGTAAATCAGAGGAACCGCACGTACAG TGGGAGCAGCGGAGGCAGCCACCCCAGCAGCAGTCGCAGCAGCAGCCGAGAGAACAGCGGCAGCGGCAGCGTGGGCGTTCCCATCGCCGTGCCGACCCCAGCCCCGCCCACCGCCTTCCCAG CCCCCGTCCCATCCAACCCAGCCAAACCTCCCCCCAACACTGCCACCACCCCTGGACCCCCTACCTCTGCCCTAGACGGCCCCCCGCAGGCCCCTAACCCCCCTGTAGAGATCCCGCCTGtacccccaccccctccccaGCTCCCTGCCTCCGCGGCCCCCACTGGCACGGGCCCCGCTACTTACGGCAACCCTGCACAAG GTGCTCCTCAGTTCTACAGCATGAACCGCCCGGTGCAGCAGCCCCAAAACTCGCAGGTGGGAGGCTCGCTGCCGTACCGCAGACCCTCGTCCGTCACCGGTCAGCCCAACATGGCGCACAACCAGAGCCAGCTCAACGGGGGACCGcacttcgcccagaaccaag CAGGCCCGCTTGcgccccctcccccctccatGCAGATCACCCCTCAGCTGCCTCTGATGGGCTTTGTGGCCCGAGTTCAGGAGACTA TCTCAGACGTGCCGCCCCCACCTCCGCCCGCCGAGGAGCCGGTGTTTGAGGAgcccacacctcctcctccgccgCCAGAGGACTACGAGGAcgatgaggatgaagaggagtcgGCGGTGGTGGAGTACAGTGACCCCTACGCCGAGGAGGACCCGCCCTGGGCCCCACGCAGCTACATGGAGAAAG TGGTGGCCATCTACGACTACGCTCGAGACAAGGAAGACGAGCTTTCGTTCCAGGAGGGCGCCATCATCTACGTGATCAAGAAGAACGACGACGGCTGGTACGAGGGCGTGATGAACGGGACCACGGGCCTCTTCCCCGGCAACTACGTCGAGTCCATCATGCACTACGCCGACTGA
- the LOC125884652 gene encoding abl interactor 2-like isoform X21 translates to MAELQMLLEEEIPAGRSALLDSFTNLERVAEYCESNYVQSPDKQRALEETKNYTTQSLASVAYLINTLANNVLQMLDIQASQLRRMESSINHISQTVDIHKEKVARREIGILTTNKNTSRTHKIIAPANPERPVRYIRKPIDYSMLDDMGHGVKWLQRFKASAQNMKAGGGGLPRTNPPTQKPPSPPMSGKGTLGSGSSGGSHPSSSRSSSRENSGSGSVGVPIAVPTPAPPTAFPAPVPSNPAKPPPNTATTPGPPTSALDGPPQAPNPPVEIPPVPPPPPQLPASAAPTGTGPATYGNPAQGAPQFYSMNRPVQQPQNSQVGGSLPYRRPSSVTGQPNMAHNQSQLNGGPHFAQNQVSDVPPPPPPAEEPVFEEPTPPPPPPEDYEDDEDEEESAVVEYSDPYAEEDPPWAPRSYMEKVVAIYDYARDKEDELSFQEGAIIYVIKKNDDGWYEGVMNGTTGLFPGNYVESIMHYAD, encoded by the exons TCTCCAGACAAGCAGAGGGCGCTGGAGGAGACCAAGAACTACACCACCCAGTCTTTGGCCAGCGTAGCCTACCTGATCAACACGCTGGCCAACAATGTCCTGCAGATGCTCGACATCCAGGCGTCGCAGCTCCGCCGCATGGAGTCCTCCATCAACCACATCTCACAG ACGGTGGACATCCACAAAGAGAAGGTAGCTCGGCGGGAGATCGGCATCCTCACCACCAACAAGAACACCTCCCGCACACACAAGATCATCGCCCCAGCCAATCCAGAGAGGCCTGTGCGCTACATCCGCAAGCCCATCGACTACAGCATGCTAGACGACATGGGCCACGGAGTCAAG TGGTTGCAAAGGTTTAAG GCCAGCGCTCAGAACATGAAGGCCGGAGGAGGCGGCCTGCCTCGCACCAACCCCCCCACACAGAAGCCCCCCAGCCCGCCCATGTCAGGGAAAGGGACCCTTGG CAGTGGGAGCAGCGGAGGCAGCCACCCCAGCAGCAGTCGCAGCAGCAGCCGAGAGAACAGCGGCAGCGGCAGCGTGGGCGTTCCCATCGCCGTGCCGACCCCAGCCCCGCCCACCGCCTTCCCAG CCCCCGTCCCATCCAACCCAGCCAAACCTCCCCCCAACACTGCCACCACCCCTGGACCCCCTACCTCTGCCCTAGACGGCCCCCCGCAGGCCCCTAACCCCCCTGTAGAGATCCCGCCTGtacccccaccccctccccaGCTCCCTGCCTCCGCGGCCCCCACTGGCACGGGCCCCGCTACTTACGGCAACCCTGCACAAG GTGCTCCTCAGTTCTACAGCATGAACCGCCCGGTGCAGCAGCCCCAAAACTCGCAGGTGGGAGGCTCGCTGCCGTACCGCAGACCCTCGTCCGTCACCGGTCAGCCCAACATGGCGCACAACCAGAGCCAGCTCAACGGGGGACCGcacttcgcccagaaccaag TCTCAGACGTGCCGCCCCCACCTCCGCCCGCCGAGGAGCCGGTGTTTGAGGAgcccacacctcctcctccgccgCCAGAGGACTACGAGGAcgatgaggatgaagaggagtcgGCGGTGGTGGAGTACAGTGACCCCTACGCCGAGGAGGACCCGCCCTGGGCCCCACGCAGCTACATGGAGAAAG TGGTGGCCATCTACGACTACGCTCGAGACAAGGAAGACGAGCTTTCGTTCCAGGAGGGCGCCATCATCTACGTGATCAAGAAGAACGACGACGGCTGGTACGAGGGCGTGATGAACGGGACCACGGGCCTCTTCCCCGGCAACTACGTCGAGTCCATCATGCACTACGCCGACTGA
- the LOC125884652 gene encoding abl interactor 2-like isoform X1, translating into MAELQMLLEEEIPAGRSALLDSFTNLERVAEYCESNYVQSPDKQRALEETKNYTTQSLASVAYLINTLANNVLQMLDIQASQLRRMESSINHISQTVDIHKEKVARREIGILTTNKNTSRTHKIIAPANPERPVRYIRKPIDYSMLDDMGHGVKWLQRFKASAQNMKAGGGGLPRTNPPTQKPPSPPMSGKGTLGRHSPYRTLEPVRPPVVPNDYVSSPTRNMAHPQQSPARTASVNQRNRTYSSGSSGGSHPSSSRSSSRENSGSGSVGVPIAVPTPAPPTAFPAPVPSNPAKPPPNTATTPGPPTSALDGPPQAPNPPVEIPPVPPPPPQLPASAAPTGTGPATYGNPAQGAPQFYSMNRPVQQPQNSQVGGSLPYRRPSSVTGQPNMAHNQSQLNGGPHFAQNQAGPLAPPPPSMQITPQLPLMGFVARVQETISDVPPPPPPAEEPVFEEPTPPPPPPEDYEDDEDEEESAVVEYSDPYAEEDPPWAPRSYMEKVVAIYDYARDKEDELSFQEGAIIYVIKKNDDGWYEGVMNGTTGLFPGNYVESIMHYAD; encoded by the exons TCTCCAGACAAGCAGAGGGCGCTGGAGGAGACCAAGAACTACACCACCCAGTCTTTGGCCAGCGTAGCCTACCTGATCAACACGCTGGCCAACAATGTCCTGCAGATGCTCGACATCCAGGCGTCGCAGCTCCGCCGCATGGAGTCCTCCATCAACCACATCTCACAG ACGGTGGACATCCACAAAGAGAAGGTAGCTCGGCGGGAGATCGGCATCCTCACCACCAACAAGAACACCTCCCGCACACACAAGATCATCGCCCCAGCCAATCCAGAGAGGCCTGTGCGCTACATCCGCAAGCCCATCGACTACAGCATGCTAGACGACATGGGCCACGGAGTCAAG TGGTTGCAAAGGTTTAAG GCCAGCGCTCAGAACATGAAGGCCGGAGGAGGCGGCCTGCCTCGCACCAACCCCCCCACACAGAAGCCCCCCAGCCCGCCCATGTCAGGGAAAGGGACCCTTGG GCGCCACTCCCCCTATAGGACGCTTGAGCCGGTGCGTCCACCCGTTGTCCCTAACGACTACGTCTCGAGCCCGACGCGCAACATGGCGCACCCACAGCAGAGCCCTGCACGCACTGCATCCGTAAATCAGAGGAACCGCACGTACAG CAGTGGGAGCAGCGGAGGCAGCCACCCCAGCAGCAGTCGCAGCAGCAGCCGAGAGAACAGCGGCAGCGGCAGCGTGGGCGTTCCCATCGCCGTGCCGACCCCAGCCCCGCCCACCGCCTTCCCAG CCCCCGTCCCATCCAACCCAGCCAAACCTCCCCCCAACACTGCCACCACCCCTGGACCCCCTACCTCTGCCCTAGACGGCCCCCCGCAGGCCCCTAACCCCCCTGTAGAGATCCCGCCTGtacccccaccccctccccaGCTCCCTGCCTCCGCGGCCCCCACTGGCACGGGCCCCGCTACTTACGGCAACCCTGCACAAG GTGCTCCTCAGTTCTACAGCATGAACCGCCCGGTGCAGCAGCCCCAAAACTCGCAGGTGGGAGGCTCGCTGCCGTACCGCAGACCCTCGTCCGTCACCGGTCAGCCCAACATGGCGCACAACCAGAGCCAGCTCAACGGGGGACCGcacttcgcccagaaccaag CAGGCCCGCTTGcgccccctcccccctccatGCAGATCACCCCTCAGCTGCCTCTGATGGGCTTTGTGGCCCGAGTTCAGGAGACTA TCTCAGACGTGCCGCCCCCACCTCCGCCCGCCGAGGAGCCGGTGTTTGAGGAgcccacacctcctcctccgccgCCAGAGGACTACGAGGAcgatgaggatgaagaggagtcgGCGGTGGTGGAGTACAGTGACCCCTACGCCGAGGAGGACCCGCCCTGGGCCCCACGCAGCTACATGGAGAAAG TGGTGGCCATCTACGACTACGCTCGAGACAAGGAAGACGAGCTTTCGTTCCAGGAGGGCGCCATCATCTACGTGATCAAGAAGAACGACGACGGCTGGTACGAGGGCGTGATGAACGGGACCACGGGCCTCTTCCCCGGCAACTACGTCGAGTCCATCATGCACTACGCCGACTGA